A stretch of the Mycolicibacterium celeriflavum genome encodes the following:
- a CDS encoding glycosyltransferase family 4 protein, whose product MTNNRTVLVEFSPSGGLFQFAAQLGSALADHGDEVELWTGPKPEITSAEAGFEIRSVLPTWHPNENGGHGYLRYLLRRARRAGQLVLAWLVLAYQLRRRPPRAVLFSQWRFTFEPWLVVAICKLLPRTVFGIVAHEPLPRSDAKDTSTPKDGRLLQASFAAAWRQMDVAFVLGPRTRQIVLDHWQPNCDVVVIPHGESGVMHRGRPPAPVAMTEPVALFFGTWTTYKGIDVLIDAFGLVKAEMPRARLILAGAVSADVDLPDLLVRAAANGVEARPGYCAMDEVPELIESARVVVTPYIRASASGVAHLAYTFGRPVIGTTVGDLPAAIDDGVTGLLVPPNDAAALAAAMLRLLRDPQFATKLGEAGQTAVQRSWAVAAGLISDAVAAATKRVSPEIEP is encoded by the coding sequence ATGACGAACAACCGCACGGTCCTGGTTGAGTTCTCGCCGTCGGGTGGGCTCTTCCAGTTCGCCGCCCAACTCGGCAGCGCTCTGGCCGACCACGGCGACGAGGTAGAGCTGTGGACCGGCCCGAAGCCCGAAATCACTTCCGCAGAAGCGGGATTCGAGATCCGCTCGGTATTGCCAACCTGGCATCCCAATGAGAACGGCGGCCACGGGTACCTGCGGTATCTGTTGCGGCGCGCCCGGCGTGCAGGCCAGCTGGTACTGGCCTGGCTGGTGTTGGCCTACCAGTTGCGCCGTCGACCGCCGCGCGCGGTGCTGTTCTCACAGTGGCGCTTCACCTTTGAGCCGTGGCTTGTGGTGGCAATCTGCAAGTTGTTGCCGCGCACGGTGTTCGGCATCGTCGCCCACGAGCCGCTCCCGCGATCCGACGCCAAGGACACCAGCACGCCCAAGGACGGCCGACTGTTGCAGGCCTCTTTCGCCGCAGCCTGGCGACAGATGGACGTCGCATTCGTATTGGGCCCGCGGACCCGGCAGATCGTGCTCGACCACTGGCAGCCCAACTGCGACGTCGTCGTCATCCCGCACGGCGAGTCCGGTGTCATGCATCGCGGCCGGCCACCGGCGCCGGTGGCCATGACCGAACCCGTCGCGCTGTTCTTCGGCACGTGGACCACCTACAAGGGCATCGATGTGCTGATCGATGCATTCGGTCTGGTCAAAGCCGAGATGCCGAGAGCACGCCTGATCCTCGCTGGTGCCGTCAGCGCCGATGTGGATCTTCCGGACCTGCTGGTCCGGGCCGCGGCCAACGGCGTGGAGGCCCGGCCGGGCTACTGCGCGATGGACGAGGTGCCCGAACTCATCGAATCCGCGCGAGTCGTCGTCACGCCGTACATCCGCGCCAGCGCCAGCGGCGTGGCACACCTGGCGTACACCTTCGGCCGTCCGGTCATCGGCACCACCGTCGGCGACCTACCGGCCGCGATCGACGACGGTGTCACCGGCCTGTTGGTACCGCCGAACGACGCCGCGGCACTTGCCGCCGCAATGCTCCGACTGTTGAGGGATCCGCAGTTCGCAACGAAACTCGGCGAGGCGGGGCAGACTGCTGTACAGCGCTCTTGGGCCGTCGCCGCGGGCTTGATCAGCGATGCGGTGGCAGCTGCCACCAAACGCGTCAGTCCGGAGATTGAGCCATGA
- a CDS encoding glycosyltransferase: MKPIRVMTLIDGFRMGGAETLLAPLAVAMRNTDVQMDFVGLDDASVNAEKTMKILSESGVHPRSLGIRRLLDLTGVPRLAREIRSGGYDLVHTHLEMSATFAVPAAKLTGRPVVCTFHHVTERWPGREHWREQIATEAATRGDRVLFVSEASRVSWAQVHRRGRIPANWDVLHNGIDVSNFHPGEPDLTVRSELGGGPGPLVVLPAAFRDFKGIPVAIRAWPQVLQTHPDAVLSLVGGGPDEVELRGLVSEVGVTDSVIFAGIRSDMPRVYRAADVVLLPSTYGENLPTVLIEASASGKAIAASRIGGIPDIIVDGSTGLLFEPNDPAALAVTVTRLLDDPQLRRSLGKPAIERARVEFSATSWAHRLEDLYRELIERKH, encoded by the coding sequence ATGAAGCCGATTCGAGTGATGACGTTGATCGACGGGTTCCGTATGGGTGGTGCTGAAACCCTGCTGGCACCATTGGCCGTCGCCATGCGCAATACCGATGTCCAGATGGACTTTGTCGGCCTGGACGATGCATCGGTCAATGCCGAGAAAACCATGAAGATCCTTTCCGAATCGGGTGTGCATCCCCGTTCGCTCGGTATCCGCCGACTACTCGACCTCACCGGCGTTCCGCGATTGGCCCGCGAAATCCGAAGCGGTGGCTATGATCTGGTGCACACTCACTTGGAGATGTCGGCGACGTTCGCGGTACCAGCCGCGAAGCTGACCGGCCGGCCGGTGGTCTGTACGTTCCACCATGTGACCGAGCGCTGGCCCGGGCGCGAGCACTGGCGCGAGCAGATCGCGACTGAAGCCGCGACCCGGGGTGATCGGGTGCTGTTCGTCTCCGAGGCGAGCCGGGTGTCGTGGGCGCAGGTGCATCGGCGGGGCCGGATCCCGGCCAACTGGGATGTGCTGCACAACGGAATCGACGTCAGCAACTTCCACCCCGGCGAGCCAGATCTGACGGTCCGCAGCGAACTCGGCGGTGGCCCTGGCCCGTTGGTCGTGCTGCCGGCCGCATTCCGCGATTTCAAGGGCATACCGGTGGCGATCCGGGCGTGGCCGCAGGTATTGCAGACACATCCGGACGCGGTCCTGTCTCTGGTCGGTGGCGGCCCGGACGAGGTCGAACTCCGGGGGCTGGTCAGCGAGGTGGGCGTGACCGATTCGGTGATCTTCGCCGGGATTCGCTCGGACATGCCGCGGGTCTACCGGGCTGCCGACGTCGTACTGCTGCCGTCGACCTACGGTGAAAACCTGCCCACCGTGCTGATCGAGGCGTCGGCGTCGGGCAAGGCGATCGCCGCATCGCGGATCGGCGGCATCCCGGACATCATCGTCGACGGCTCTACGGGACTCCTGTTCGAGCCCAATGATCCCGCCGCACTGGCCGTCACCGTGACTCGGTTGTTGGACGACCCGCAGCTTCGGAGGTCGCTGGGAAAGCCGGCTATCGAACGCGCTCGCGTCGAGTTCTCCGCCACCTCGTGGGCCCACCGGCTCGAAGACCTCTACCGCGAACTGATCGAGCGAAAACATTGA
- a CDS encoding lipopolysaccharide biosynthesis protein, giving the protein MAEDGSSPNRSAMTPNNPPDPPLDTPDPPPAKRPNLGKQTIWNYTVFAISKSSTLLMTVVVARLLTPAEFGVFALALLLVNLFDYVKDLGVAEALIQSHRPWNRIAPTGLTLSIGFGVIAGALLASTADITADLLRHPDLAPLIRVLAIALVISAASVVPLSWLRRDLKFQRRLLPEFAGAVVKTVLTIWLAATGHGVWSLVYGQLAGVLITAIMYWWAAPTFVWPRFHLDEARALLRFGIPVTGVTLLAYAIYNVDYLAVGTRLGTTELGLYTLAYRVPELVVLNLCAVISDVLFSSMSRLQRDRGAMSTQYQKALGIVLALTLPAGVGLAVVADPLLHTLYGSQYDGAKNILVVLALYTAIYSASYHAGDVFKAAGRPGVLTAINAVKLVLLIGPIWWAAGHSATLVAVALLSVELVHFTIRMTVVRRVIPIRWTQIFSVVGGPLAATIPMAATVFGIGLLVVHWPAPVQLALLVPLGIVVYAAALSVTAPELARPVVSRLAGSWRSGDAHGEKDGP; this is encoded by the coding sequence GTGGCGGAAGACGGTTCTTCACCGAACCGCAGCGCCATGACGCCGAACAACCCCCCTGACCCACCGCTCGACACCCCGGATCCGCCACCGGCCAAGCGCCCGAACCTCGGCAAGCAGACGATCTGGAACTACACCGTCTTTGCGATCAGCAAGAGCTCCACCCTGCTGATGACGGTCGTTGTCGCGCGTCTGCTCACCCCAGCCGAATTCGGCGTCTTCGCCCTGGCGTTGCTGCTGGTCAACTTGTTCGACTACGTCAAGGACCTCGGCGTCGCGGAGGCGCTCATTCAAAGTCACCGCCCCTGGAATCGAATCGCCCCAACCGGATTGACCCTCTCCATCGGATTCGGGGTGATCGCCGGAGCGCTGCTGGCTTCGACCGCCGACATCACGGCCGACCTCCTACGCCATCCCGACCTCGCGCCGCTGATCCGCGTCCTTGCGATCGCGTTGGTGATCTCGGCTGCCAGCGTCGTGCCGTTGTCCTGGTTGCGCCGCGACCTGAAGTTCCAGCGCCGACTGCTCCCAGAGTTCGCCGGCGCAGTGGTCAAAACGGTACTCACCATCTGGCTCGCCGCGACCGGCCACGGGGTGTGGAGCCTCGTGTACGGCCAACTCGCCGGCGTGCTGATCACCGCGATCATGTACTGGTGGGCCGCACCGACCTTCGTGTGGCCGCGGTTCCATCTGGACGAAGCCAGGGCGCTGCTGCGGTTCGGAATCCCCGTCACCGGTGTCACACTGCTCGCCTACGCGATCTACAACGTCGACTACCTCGCGGTCGGGACCCGGCTCGGCACCACCGAACTCGGCCTGTACACGCTGGCCTACCGGGTGCCCGAGCTCGTCGTACTCAACCTGTGCGCCGTGATAAGCGACGTGTTGTTCAGTTCGATGTCCCGGCTGCAGCGCGATCGCGGGGCCATGTCCACGCAGTACCAGAAGGCCCTGGGCATCGTCCTGGCGCTGACCTTGCCGGCCGGCGTCGGCTTGGCTGTGGTGGCCGACCCCCTGCTGCACACCTTGTACGGCTCGCAGTACGACGGCGCCAAGAACATCTTGGTCGTGCTGGCGTTGTATACCGCGATCTATTCGGCCTCGTACCACGCGGGCGACGTCTTCAAAGCCGCGGGCCGCCCCGGCGTGCTCACCGCGATCAATGCGGTCAAACTCGTCCTACTGATAGGACCGATCTGGTGGGCGGCGGGGCACAGCGCAACGCTGGTGGCGGTGGCCCTACTCAGTGTCGAGTTGGTTCATTTCACGATCCGGATGACCGTGGTCCGCCGGGTCATTCCAATACGGTGGACGCAAATCTTCTCGGTCGTAGGTGGGCCGCTGGCTGCGACTATCCCCATGGCCGCCACCGTCTTTGGCATCGGCCTTCTGGTCGTTCATTGGCCGGCACCGGTTCAACTTGCTCTCCTGGTGCCGCTGGGCATCGTCGTCTATGCAGCGGCGCTGTCCGTCACCGCGCCGGAGCTGGCCCGGCCGGTTGTCAGCCGCCTGGCAGGATCATGGCGAAGCGGTGACGCCCATGGCGAAAAGGACGGTCCATGA
- a CDS encoding UTP--glucose-1-phosphate uridylyltransferase: MVRQTIRKAVIPAAGIGSRLLPMTKAIPKEMLPVGDKPVIEHTVRELINSGITDIMIVVSGGKTLIQEHFRPNPALVDQLRADGKEAYADAVEDVGRLSQHGHITYLYQYGPYGNGTPVLNASRSFGDEPVLVLWPDDVFVAEVPRAQQLIRAYEQTASPVLALMPMAPENSRRYGVPIIKEDLDGGLLRVTGIVEKPQPQEAPSEYAAIGGYVITPGVVDELREQTKRWYEQAHTGEIYLTDAINTYAKDHAVYGQVIQGHWCDTGNPSDYLVAQFAFALTHPEYGPVLRKLAAQLEGPLLHTLANEIEGPPREAPT; the protein is encoded by the coding sequence ATGGTGCGACAGACCATCCGCAAAGCGGTCATTCCCGCGGCCGGCATCGGTTCGCGCCTGTTGCCGATGACCAAGGCGATCCCCAAGGAGATGTTGCCGGTCGGCGACAAGCCTGTCATCGAACACACTGTGCGCGAGCTGATCAACTCCGGCATCACCGACATAATGATTGTGGTGTCGGGTGGAAAGACCCTGATACAGGAGCACTTTCGACCCAATCCGGCGCTGGTCGACCAACTGCGCGCGGACGGCAAGGAGGCGTACGCCGACGCGGTCGAGGACGTCGGCAGATTGTCCCAGCACGGGCATATCACGTACCTCTACCAGTACGGTCCGTACGGCAACGGCACCCCGGTGCTCAACGCCTCACGCTCGTTCGGTGACGAGCCGGTCCTGGTCCTCTGGCCGGACGACGTCTTCGTCGCCGAGGTGCCCCGAGCCCAGCAACTGATCAGGGCCTACGAACAGACCGCGTCCCCAGTTCTGGCGCTGATGCCGATGGCGCCGGAGAACTCACGCCGGTACGGCGTGCCGATCATCAAAGAGGATCTCGACGGCGGGTTGCTGCGGGTCACAGGAATCGTCGAGAAACCACAGCCACAGGAGGCTCCGTCGGAGTACGCCGCCATCGGCGGCTATGTCATCACACCCGGCGTCGTCGACGAGCTGCGTGAGCAGACGAAACGCTGGTACGAGCAGGCCCACACGGGTGAGATCTACCTGACCGACGCGATCAACACCTACGCCAAGGACCATGCCGTCTACGGTCAGGTGATCCAGGGACACTGGTGTGACACCGGCAATCCATCCGACTACCTGGTCGCGCAGTTCGCATTCGCCCTGACCCATCCTGAATACGGGCCGGTGCTACGGAAGCTGGCAGCCCAGCTCGAAGGCCCGCTGCTGCACACCCTGGCAAACGAGATCGAGGGCCCGCCGCGCGAGGCTCCCACCTAG
- a CDS encoding glycosyltransferase: MSGKKIDYLVSRFPITSETFIVRELDALSAIDGREIGLRSLFPSPDPQVHAIARPWMEKLIRPGIGASTAGLLWASTRHPLITLSILAAVVRGYAARPGLLIRALATVPIATAHARDLQSSAGTRHIHAHYATYPALAAWICARLAGVTYSVTVHAHDLYVDQSMLGAKLDGADFIVTVSEYNRRLLERYTSTPVHVIHCGIDTATYSFRPRGIPDSGPIRALCVASLQEYKGHEVLLRSLALGGPAVDRIELDLIGDGPLKAELQSLATELGLRSRVRFHGAQSETVVKQALGEADLFVLPSIVAADGQMEGLPVALMEALASGMPTASTSLSGIPELVIPEKTGLLATPADAQSLHDTLDQLISSGPALDGYVRTGRDLVEREFDITATTAGLRALFATI, from the coding sequence TTGAGCGGCAAGAAGATCGACTATCTGGTATCCCGGTTCCCGATCACCTCGGAAACCTTCATCGTCCGGGAGCTCGATGCGCTGTCTGCCATCGACGGGCGTGAAATCGGGCTGCGGTCGCTGTTTCCGTCGCCGGACCCGCAGGTTCACGCTATTGCCAGACCGTGGATGGAGAAGTTGATCCGACCCGGCATCGGCGCCAGTACGGCAGGACTGCTGTGGGCGTCGACCCGGCACCCGCTGATCACCTTGTCGATCCTGGCCGCCGTGGTGCGCGGCTACGCTGCCCGGCCCGGGCTGCTGATCCGCGCGCTGGCCACGGTGCCGATCGCGACTGCCCACGCCCGCGATCTGCAATCGTCGGCGGGCACGCGGCACATCCATGCCCACTACGCCACCTATCCCGCCCTCGCCGCATGGATCTGCGCGAGATTGGCCGGTGTGACCTACAGCGTCACCGTGCATGCGCACGATCTCTACGTCGACCAGTCCATGCTGGGCGCCAAACTGGACGGTGCCGATTTCATCGTGACGGTGTCGGAGTACAACCGTCGACTGCTGGAGCGCTATACCTCGACCCCGGTGCACGTCATCCACTGTGGAATCGACACCGCGACATATTCGTTCCGGCCCAGGGGAATTCCCGACAGCGGCCCGATCCGCGCGCTGTGTGTTGCCTCGCTGCAGGAGTACAAGGGCCACGAAGTGCTACTGCGGTCACTGGCGTTGGGAGGCCCTGCCGTCGACCGGATCGAATTGGATCTGATCGGCGATGGACCGCTGAAAGCTGAATTACAGTCCCTGGCAACAGAACTCGGGCTCAGGTCGCGGGTCCGGTTCCATGGCGCGCAGTCCGAGACAGTGGTGAAGCAGGCACTGGGCGAGGCGGATCTGTTCGTGCTGCCGAGCATCGTCGCCGCCGACGGTCAGATGGAAGGTCTTCCAGTAGCTCTGATGGAGGCGCTGGCCAGCGGAATGCCGACCGCATCAACGAGTCTGTCGGGCATCCCGGAGCTGGTCATACCCGAGAAAACCGGCCTCTTGGCCACGCCTGCCGACGCGCAGAGCCTGCATGACACGTTGGATCAATTGATATCGTCGGGCCCCGCACTCGACGGCTACGTCCGCACGGGACGCGACCTGGTCGAGCGGGAATTCGACATCACCGCAACCACTGCCGGACTGCGCGCTCTGTTCGCCACGATCTGA
- a CDS encoding O-antigen ligase family protein, which yields MSGSSPWIVGVLVGMVVAEVANVSEVATQYTSAPVFKASVALGVLALIVALRDPQARARLNRWTIIGAALIGVYVAGQVIALVGSVDTAASTAELWRAAVDLAFLLVILMLTQVTGKPWAVAMAMAVTLAVLSLLSIASYLTGGDATFGGFAQISEAQGELITTQRYAGPYGDSNFWGRQLVLGLPMGWALAQRSRRAGRQRQSVAWLLCSVLMLVGIYLTQSRGTLLTAGVAVALWFVASGKPKKLAWIAPAMLLTLAIPGIGNRLVALVNDVLGGSGGQRSYDIDPSVLGREASQEMAWRMFQERPAFGFGPGAFGYEVPYYTDRVRTAVNEGLVAPHNLYAQFLAESGVTGLFTWLIMVGGIFTIVALRIAANPSSVDRALAAATLTGIVTWSVASIFLHMAYFRSFAIVLALACALGPAEAVRPEVIRNMLRTAALWVTAGVVGAAVAGASMLVAGTPAVRASQKVIMVPVGPLDGWAAYAMNVRAREAFLPTLIEVMYNTDAPAQIHSDPIRGIATFSVTAQDADGAERGLANALAVARTRINDHIGPMQYTVETITDVHVERTSVRSQLAVAYAAGWGLVAMVLARLLLGRLANRFWPRAAVSAEPVGAAV from the coding sequence GTGTCCGGCTCCAGCCCATGGATCGTCGGCGTCCTCGTCGGCATGGTGGTCGCGGAAGTGGCCAACGTGTCCGAGGTGGCCACCCAATACACCTCGGCTCCCGTGTTCAAAGCCAGTGTGGCGCTCGGCGTTCTCGCGCTGATCGTCGCGTTGCGCGACCCACAGGCCCGGGCTCGCCTCAATCGCTGGACGATCATCGGCGCCGCCCTGATCGGGGTGTATGTCGCAGGCCAGGTGATCGCGCTCGTCGGCAGCGTCGACACAGCCGCATCGACCGCCGAGCTCTGGCGGGCGGCGGTCGACCTTGCGTTCCTGCTCGTCATCCTGATGCTGACCCAGGTCACCGGGAAGCCCTGGGCGGTGGCGATGGCGATGGCCGTGACACTGGCCGTCCTGTCGCTGCTGTCGATCGCGAGTTATCTGACCGGTGGAGATGCGACGTTCGGCGGCTTTGCCCAGATCTCAGAAGCCCAGGGGGAATTGATCACGACCCAGCGGTATGCCGGGCCGTATGGTGACTCGAACTTCTGGGGCCGCCAGCTGGTGTTGGGCCTGCCGATGGGTTGGGCACTGGCACAACGCAGCCGTCGCGCCGGTAGGCAGCGGCAGTCGGTGGCATGGCTGCTCTGCAGCGTCCTCATGCTGGTCGGCATCTATCTGACTCAATCACGCGGCACGCTGTTGACGGCCGGGGTGGCGGTCGCGCTGTGGTTCGTCGCTTCTGGCAAGCCGAAAAAGTTGGCATGGATAGCACCCGCCATGCTGTTGACGCTCGCGATCCCCGGCATCGGCAACCGACTGGTGGCCCTGGTGAACGACGTGCTCGGTGGGTCCGGTGGTCAGCGGAGCTATGACATCGACCCCTCGGTCCTCGGTCGCGAGGCATCTCAGGAGATGGCCTGGCGGATGTTCCAGGAACGGCCCGCCTTCGGGTTCGGCCCGGGGGCCTTCGGCTACGAGGTGCCCTACTACACCGACCGGGTGCGGACAGCCGTCAACGAAGGGCTCGTCGCCCCGCACAATCTCTACGCCCAGTTCCTCGCCGAGTCCGGGGTGACCGGGCTGTTCACCTGGCTGATCATGGTCGGTGGCATCTTCACGATCGTGGCGCTGCGAATCGCTGCGAACCCCAGTTCGGTGGATCGGGCGCTGGCCGCGGCAACGCTCACCGGCATCGTCACCTGGTCGGTCGCAAGCATCTTTCTCCACATGGCCTACTTTCGGTCGTTCGCCATCGTGCTGGCGCTGGCATGCGCCCTCGGCCCGGCCGAAGCGGTGCGACCGGAAGTGATCCGCAATATGTTGCGGACCGCTGCGCTGTGGGTGACGGCGGGCGTCGTCGGCGCCGCCGTAGCCGGTGCCAGCATGCTGGTCGCGGGCACACCGGCGGTGCGGGCCAGCCAGAAGGTCATCATGGTGCCGGTCGGCCCGCTCGACGGCTGGGCCGCGTACGCGATGAATGTCCGGGCCCGCGAGGCATTCCTGCCTACCCTGATCGAGGTCATGTACAACACCGACGCCCCGGCACAGATCCACTCCGACCCGATCCGCGGTATCGCGACGTTCTCGGTCACCGCGCAGGATGCCGACGGCGCCGAACGGGGCCTGGCCAACGCGTTGGCCGTGGCACGCACGCGGATCAACGACCACATCGGCCCCATGCAATACACCGTCGAGACCATTACCGACGTTCACGTAGAACGCACCTCCGTGCGGTCCCAGTTGGCGGTGGCCTATGCAGCGGGTTGGGGTCTGGTCGCCATGGTGTTGGCCCGACTGCTGTTGGGCCGCTTGGCGAACCGATTCTGGCCACGCGCGGCCGTGTCGGCTGAGCCGGTCGGAGCCGCGGTATGA
- a CDS encoding glycosyltransferase family 4 protein, with protein MSVTLVSAVDPNPTDAGKKVVLAGFLEYFRDRLGPPDVHYLLVGGSPRSEFPVTLHPLPRPSRKAALTAVASRVPTGRATLQESLLYSPEVERAVQMTLERIGPDLEIYDTIRMAQYADEARADRQLCYLDDLFSERYTAMLDAADRYPDVTIRPLGNFAQHVPRRLRPLADSKLPQRALLRMEAALARRSEDRAALRFRRNLLVNDGEATRLAARVANRGSADVRAVPPLVKPPQYRQRRYEGAPDFVFIGLLSLPHNEDGVRSFLTDVWPTVLTRIPKARLRIIGRDCSPELTEAVGRFGGSVSLEGYVDDLTEVLCSAAGLINHLRFGSGIKLKVIEALGRGLPVISTSVGADGFATGGEHGVLVADRAAQFVEAMCELTDPGRNREISEAARGQFDSAYARDAVFACYDNAFSLR; from the coding sequence GTGTCGGTGACACTGGTGAGTGCGGTCGATCCAAATCCCACCGACGCCGGAAAAAAGGTGGTGCTGGCGGGATTTCTCGAGTACTTCCGGGACCGGTTGGGTCCACCGGATGTGCATTACCTACTTGTCGGCGGCTCACCGCGGTCGGAGTTTCCGGTCACGTTGCACCCGCTGCCCAGGCCGAGTCGGAAAGCGGCGTTGACCGCGGTGGCCAGCCGCGTGCCGACCGGTCGGGCGACCCTGCAGGAGTCCTTGCTGTACTCGCCGGAAGTTGAACGCGCGGTACAGATGACGCTGGAGCGGATCGGCCCGGATCTGGAGATCTACGACACCATTCGGATGGCGCAGTACGCCGACGAGGCCCGTGCCGACCGCCAGCTGTGTTATCTCGATGACCTGTTCTCCGAGCGGTATACGGCGATGCTCGACGCGGCGGATCGCTACCCCGACGTGACGATCCGGCCGCTGGGCAACTTCGCCCAGCACGTGCCCCGCCGGTTGCGGCCACTGGCCGACAGCAAGCTTCCGCAACGGGCGCTGCTACGCATGGAGGCCGCTCTGGCCCGCCGCAGTGAAGACCGCGCGGCATTGCGGTTCCGTCGGAACCTGTTGGTCAACGACGGCGAGGCCACCCGGCTGGCAGCCCGGGTCGCGAATCGCGGATCGGCCGACGTGCGGGCGGTGCCACCGTTGGTCAAGCCGCCGCAGTACCGCCAGCGCCGGTACGAAGGAGCGCCGGACTTCGTCTTCATCGGTTTGTTGTCGTTGCCGCACAACGAGGATGGCGTGCGGTCGTTCCTTACCGACGTGTGGCCGACGGTGCTGACCCGGATACCGAAGGCTCGGTTACGCATCATCGGGCGGGACTGCAGCCCCGAATTGACCGAGGCGGTGGGCCGGTTCGGCGGTTCGGTGTCCCTGGAGGGCTATGTCGACGACCTCACCGAGGTGTTGTGTTCGGCGGCCGGCTTGATCAACCACCTGCGATTCGGCTCGGGGATCAAGCTGAAAGTGATCGAAGCACTTGGGCGCGGACTACCGGTGATCTCGACGAGCGTGGGTGCCGACGGGTTCGCCACCGGGGGAGAGCACGGTGTGCTGGTTGCCGACCGGGCCGCGCAGTTCGTCGAGGCCATGTGCGAATTGACCGATCCCGGCCGTAACCGGGAGATATCCGAGGCTGCCCGTGGGCAATTCGACTCCGCCTATGCGCGTGACGCCGTATTCGCTTGCTACGACAACGCTTTCTCGCTTCGCTGA
- the efeO gene encoding iron uptake system protein EfeO, translating into MARVAHNAKAGLTAAVVVVGLTAMFMSGCAPKPTVPDGKPDSSEITVAAGDESCQLSKASAGTGTTTFVITNHGTAVTEFYLYGAGDRVMGEVGNIAPGLQRKLVVQLLEPGRYYTACKPGMVGDGIRGDFTVTGNARPADAQDGFKEAADSYKAYVIGQTTNLVTATEVFAGATKKGDWEGAQELYSQARTYYGRVEQVAESFPNDLGRRIDQREADVRPGERWTGFHRLEKDLWLSNLQPDTGAIADQLVADVKELDALVKDPKWTIDATEIAGGAQRLLAKIAQNTIAGAEEVFSHTDLWDIQANLDGARTAVGSVRPIIDERDHELGAQVDLAFATVQGLLDKHQWNAGFVPYDKVTEPERQELSRAVDALIAEVDKVQGVISRQ; encoded by the coding sequence ATGGCTCGCGTTGCGCACAACGCAAAAGCGGGGTTGACCGCTGCCGTCGTAGTGGTCGGCCTCACCGCAATGTTCATGTCCGGGTGCGCGCCCAAGCCGACGGTTCCTGATGGCAAGCCCGACAGCAGTGAGATCACCGTGGCGGCCGGCGATGAATCATGTCAGCTGTCGAAGGCCTCCGCAGGCACCGGCACGACCACGTTCGTGATCACCAACCACGGCACTGCGGTCACCGAGTTCTACCTCTACGGCGCCGGTGACCGGGTCATGGGCGAAGTGGGGAACATCGCCCCCGGCCTGCAGCGCAAACTGGTCGTGCAGCTGCTCGAGCCGGGCAGGTACTACACCGCTTGCAAGCCCGGCATGGTCGGCGACGGCATCCGCGGTGACTTCACCGTCACCGGCAACGCGCGTCCGGCGGATGCCCAGGACGGGTTCAAGGAAGCCGCCGACAGCTACAAGGCCTACGTCATCGGCCAGACCACCAATCTGGTGACCGCCACCGAGGTGTTCGCCGGCGCTACGAAGAAGGGCGACTGGGAAGGTGCCCAGGAGTTGTATTCCCAGGCCCGCACCTACTACGGGCGTGTCGAACAGGTCGCCGAATCGTTCCCGAACGATCTGGGCCGGCGGATCGACCAGCGCGAGGCCGATGTGCGCCCGGGCGAGCGGTGGACCGGGTTCCACCGCTTGGAAAAGGACCTGTGGTTGAGCAACCTGCAGCCGGACACCGGCGCGATCGCGGATCAGCTGGTGGCCGATGTCAAAGAACTCGACGCCCTCGTCAAGGACCCGAAATGGACGATCGACGCCACCGAGATCGCCGGTGGAGCACAACGTCTGCTGGCCAAGATCGCGCAGAACACGATCGCCGGCGCCGAAGAGGTCTTCAGCCACACCGACCTCTGGGACATCCAGGCCAACCTCGACGGTGCCCGTACTGCGGTCGGCTCGGTTCGGCCGATCATCGACGAGCGGGACCACGAGCTGGGCGCGCAGGTCGACCTGGCGTTCGCCACTGTCCAGGGGCTGCTGGACAAGCACCAGTGGAACGCCGGCTTCGTGCCCTACGACAAGGTGACCGAGCCTGAGCGGCAAGAACTTTCACGGGCCGTCGATGCGTTGATCGCCGAAGTCGACAAGGTGCAGGGTGTCATTTCCCGGCAATGA